From a single Armatimonadota bacterium genomic region:
- a CDS encoding Gfo/Idh/MocA family oxidoreductase, producing MAKKIKAAVIGAGIGKYHIEGYQASGKADVVALSDVNPVALAEVSSRYGIPGAYTDFKEMLKDDAIDCVSVCVPNALHAPLVTECLKAGKHVLCEKPLARDAKEGQKMVDAAQAAGKKFMIQFNNRYRPEAMLLKQYADAGEMGNLYFARCGWIRRNGIPGWGGWFTSKEMAGGGPLIDLAVHMLDLTMWLMGNPEPDTVLASTYSVFGPKMEALGPWGTPNKKGKFDVEDMAVAMIKFKGGQTIALEASWASRCKREWVYSTLMGDKAGASLERVFGFDGDDDTAIDTLELFTQEHGAPVNRNLIVEPDPAMGRHTAVKHFVDCLLDDSVEMISPATDGLRIMKILDAAYKSAETGKAVTIK from the coding sequence ATGGCTAAGAAGATTAAGGCCGCTGTCATTGGCGCAGGGATCGGCAAGTATCACATCGAGGGGTACCAGGCCAGCGGAAAGGCCGACGTGGTTGCCTTGTCTGACGTGAATCCGGTCGCACTCGCGGAAGTCAGCTCCAGGTATGGCATCCCGGGCGCGTACACGGATTTCAAGGAGATGCTCAAAGACGATGCCATCGACTGTGTGAGCGTCTGCGTCCCCAACGCCCTGCACGCGCCGCTTGTGACCGAGTGTCTCAAGGCCGGCAAGCATGTCCTGTGCGAAAAGCCCCTGGCCCGTGACGCGAAAGAGGGCCAGAAGATGGTGGATGCGGCCCAGGCCGCAGGCAAGAAGTTCATGATCCAGTTCAACAACAGGTACCGGCCCGAAGCAATGCTGCTCAAGCAATACGCAGACGCCGGCGAAATGGGCAATCTATACTTCGCTCGCTGCGGCTGGATCCGGCGCAATGGCATCCCCGGCTGGGGCGGCTGGTTCACCAGCAAGGAGATGGCCGGCGGCGGCCCGCTCATCGACCTGGCCGTGCACATGCTGGACCTCACCATGTGGCTCATGGGCAACCCGGAGCCTGATACCGTGCTCGCCTCCACCTACTCGGTTTTCGGTCCGAAGATGGAAGCTCTGGGCCCCTGGGGCACGCCCAATAAGAAGGGCAAGTTCGACGTGGAAGACATGGCTGTGGCCATGATCAAGTTCAAGGGCGGCCAGACCATCGCCCTCGAAGCCTCTTGGGCCTCGCGCTGCAAACGGGAATGGGTCTACTCCACACTCATGGGCGACAAGGCCGGCGCCAGTCTGGAGCGCGTCTTCGGCTTCGACGGCGACGATGATACCGCCATCGACACCCTGGAACTGTTCACCCAGGAGCACGGGGCGCCGGTGAACCGCAACCTCATCGTGGAGCCCGACCCCGCGATGGGTCGGCACACCGCGGTCAAGCATTTCGTGGACTGCCTGCTGGATGACTCGGTGGAGATGATCTCGCCTGCCACCGATGGCCTGCGGATCATGAAAATCCTGGACGCGGCGTACAAGTCCGCCGAGACCGGCAAGGCCGTCACGATCAAGTAG